One segment of Papaver somniferum cultivar HN1 unplaced genomic scaffold, ASM357369v1 unplaced-scaffold_81, whole genome shotgun sequence DNA contains the following:
- the LOC113345454 gene encoding uncharacterized protein LOC113345454, with protein sequence MSQRIKLFIWKCMNSVLPMNQILSCYMPDVDENCIFCHDHIETLEHLLFECVYAKSVWNLPPFSGGVNKNTMLLSSKEHYNQWQVGGDISTETSATKCWFIWKERCNRVFEAKATSSLQLSIINQRHVNYWSTTQGNMDQQTSCTNSVAQQSVPWKLPDSKCDKINYDASWVSHVNNASYGLIMRNDAGDGKAGKSRIIEASSPEKAEALALLQGARGPKMKTCLVSGWRIAVKDR encoded by the coding sequence ATGTCGCAAAGAATAAAATTGTTTATATGGAAATGTATGAACAGTGTCCTACCAATGAATCAGATTCTTTCATGTTATATGCCTGATGTAGATGAAAATTGCATATTTTGTCATGATCATATTGAAACTTTAGAACATCTTCTCTTTGAATGTGTGTATGCTAAATCAGTATGGAACCTCCCTCCTTTCTCAGGGGGAGTTAATAAAAACACTATGCTTTTGTCATCTAAGGAACACTATAACCAATGGCAGGTAGGAGGAGACATTTCGACTGAGACAAGTGCAACTAAGTGCTGGTTCATATGGAAGGAAAGGTGCAACAGAGTATTTGAAGCAAAAGCTACATCCTCGCTACAACTTTCAATCATAAATCAAAGACACGTGAACTATTGGAGCACTACTCAAGGAAATATGGACCAACAAACAAGTTGTACTAACTCAGTAGCACAACAAAGTGTCCCCTGGAAGTTACCAGACTCTAAGTGCGAcaagattaattatgatgcctcTTGGGTATCGCATGTTAATAATGCTAGTTATGGACTAATTATGAGGAATGATGCAGGTGATGGAAAGGCAGGAAAGTCTAGAATCATTGAAGCTTCAAGCCCTGAAAAAGCTGAAGCTCTAGCTCTTCTACAGGGTGCTAGAGGGCCAAAAATGAAGACATGTCTAGTTTCTGGTTGGAGGATAGCCGTGAAAGATCGGTAA